A genomic region of Streptococcus suis contains the following coding sequences:
- a CDS encoding ABC transporter substrate-binding protein — translation MGFKKIILSSVALLSAVTLAACSSNSSDSSSVNVGIIQYAEHEALTSAREGFVEALEEAGYKEGENLTIDLQNAQGDQANLQTMVEKLAGKNDLNFAIATPAAQAMLNADSETSSVFTAVTDPVEAGLVESLEKPGGTMTGSTDATDVEGQIEMLLKVVPTAKTVGIFYNSSEVNSEVQAEQAKKALEAKGVKVEVTTVTTTNDVQQAITSLAGKVDAIYLPTDNTVASTASTIGDILKEAKVPAMGSDAAVIDAALFTYGVDYHAIGVQAGELAVKILKGEKPADLAVEKPNTAAITVNEEMAKAVGIDAATIKALEE, via the coding sequence ATGGGATTTAAAAAAATTATACTTAGTTCAGTGGCACTTTTGTCAGCAGTAACGCTTGCTGCATGCAGTTCCAATTCGTCAGATTCAAGTTCAGTCAATGTTGGTATTATTCAATATGCTGAACATGAAGCATTGACCTCAGCTCGTGAAGGCTTTGTAGAGGCACTCGAAGAAGCAGGCTACAAGGAAGGTGAAAATCTGACGATTGATTTGCAAAATGCCCAAGGTGATCAAGCAAACTTACAGACAATGGTTGAGAAATTGGCAGGGAAAAATGATCTTAACTTTGCCATCGCAACACCGGCAGCCCAAGCCATGCTTAATGCAGATAGTGAAACATCAAGTGTATTTACAGCTGTCACAGATCCAGTTGAAGCAGGTTTGGTTGAATCATTGGAAAAACCAGGTGGGACCATGACAGGATCTACTGATGCAACTGATGTGGAAGGTCAAATCGAGATGTTGCTCAAAGTTGTACCAACTGCGAAGACTGTCGGTATTTTCTACAATTCTAGCGAGGTAAACTCAGAGGTTCAAGCTGAGCAGGCTAAAAAAGCACTCGAAGCAAAAGGTGTAAAGGTAGAAGTGACAACTGTCACGACGACAAACGATGTTCAGCAAGCTATTACTTCACTTGCAGGAAAAGTCGATGCTATCTATCTTCCAACTGATAACACAGTTGCCTCTACAGCTTCAACAATCGGTGATATTTTAAAAGAAGCAAAAGTTCCAGCTATGGGAAGTGACGCAGCAGTTATTGACGCAGCTCTATTTACCTACGGTGTCGACTACCATGCTATCGGTGTTCAAGCTGGTGAATTGGCCGTGAAGATTTTGAAGGGTGAAAAGCCAGCTGACTTAGCAGTTGAAAAACCAAATACAGCGGCTATTACCGTCAATG
- the lacD gene encoding tagatose-bisphosphate aldolase, which produces MTKLQLSQAKFNHMTRLSNSEQVIAALAIDQRGALKRLLAAAAGGGEFGDDILIDFKKVISSDLTPYASSILLDAEYGVPASELRHADCGFIAAYEKTGYDASTPGRLPDLLPNWSAKRIKELGADAVKILLYYDVDDKPEINDIKHAWVERIGSECIAEDIPYFVEILTYDASDMDVTSREYAALKPHKVNGAMREFSKSRYNADVLKVEVPVNMNFVEGYTDEDPVYTVEEAKAFFKEQTDSTHLPFIYLSAGVSAKLFQETLVFAKEAGSSFNGVLCGRATWKDAVAIFASEGEEAAKAWLADQGRRNVEELNEVLATTARPWTEKVEVK; this is translated from the coding sequence ATGACAAAATTACAACTTTCTCAGGCTAAATTCAATCACATGACCCGCTTGTCAAACAGCGAACAGGTGATTGCGGCCTTGGCGATTGACCAACGGGGGGCTTTGAAACGCTTGCTTGCTGCTGCAGCAGGTGGTGGCGAATTTGGAGATGACATTTTGATTGATTTCAAGAAAGTCATTTCAAGCGATTTGACCCCTTATGCAAGCTCTATCCTCTTGGATGCTGAGTATGGTGTTCCAGCTTCAGAATTACGTCATGCAGATTGTGGCTTCATTGCTGCTTATGAAAAAACAGGTTACGATGCGTCCACACCAGGTCGTTTGCCAGACCTTTTGCCAAACTGGTCTGCAAAACGCATCAAAGAATTGGGAGCGGATGCCGTAAAAATCTTGCTTTACTATGATGTGGATGACAAGCCAGAAATCAACGACATTAAGCATGCCTGGGTAGAACGCATTGGTAGTGAGTGTATCGCAGAAGATATTCCTTACTTCGTCGAAATCTTGACTTACGATGCCAGCGATATGGATGTGACTTCTCGTGAATACGCAGCCCTCAAACCACACAAGGTCAATGGAGCCATGCGTGAATTTAGCAAGTCACGTTATAATGCCGACGTGCTCAAGGTTGAAGTGCCTGTCAATATGAACTTTGTAGAAGGCTACACAGATGAAGACCCAGTCTACACAGTTGAAGAAGCTAAGGCCTTCTTCAAGGAACAAACAGACAGTACTCACTTGCCCTTCATTTATTTGAGTGCAGGTGTGTCTGCTAAACTCTTCCAAGAGACACTTGTCTTTGCCAAAGAAGCCGGTTCAAGCTTTAATGGTGTCCTTTGTGGTCGGGCGACTTGGAAGGATGCAGTAGCCATCTTTGCAAGCGAGGGTGAAGAAGCAGCCAAAGCTTGGTTGGCAGATCAAGGCCGCCGCAACGTAGAAGAACTCAACGAGGTTCTAGCAACTACAGCGCGTCCTTGGACTGAAAAAGTTGAAGTAAAATAA
- the nagA gene encoding N-acetylglucosamine-6-phosphate deacetylase encodes MTVFIKAKSIILPESEVKSAYLEITDNGQFGRIVTEKPEGEIVDYSDFHLAPGLVDTHIHGYASHDVMDNDFEGIKVISEGLLSCGVTSWLPTTLTDTTENLDAVCETIGTYAGQETGAKIQGIFLEGPFFTEKYKGAQNPKYMSDPSIEKLDNWHSLSKGLVNKIAIAPEREGVKEFIEFANSKAIHTALAHSDATYAQAEAAVEAGANIFVHVYNGMSGLHHREPGMVGAALNLKNVYAEMICDGHHVHPAAAEIVVKARGAEETVLITDCMRAGGMGEGESRLGEFEVVVKDGTARLKESGSLAGSILELIEAVQNVVKWGLVSLPDALRMASLAPARSVNIDHICGRIAEGRAADFIVVDDAGRLQATYLDGVKRFG; translated from the coding sequence ATGACAGTATTTATAAAAGCAAAATCTATTATTTTACCAGAGAGTGAGGTCAAATCAGCCTATTTGGAAATTACTGACAATGGTCAGTTTGGACGGATTGTGACTGAAAAGCCTGAAGGGGAGATTGTTGATTATTCTGACTTTCATTTAGCACCAGGGCTAGTTGATACACATATCCACGGCTACGCTTCTCACGATGTTATGGACAATGATTTTGAAGGGATCAAGGTAATTTCAGAAGGCCTCTTGTCTTGTGGGGTAACCTCTTGGCTTCCAACGACCTTAACAGATACGACTGAAAATTTAGATGCAGTTTGTGAAACGATTGGGACTTATGCAGGGCAGGAAACAGGCGCCAAGATTCAAGGTATTTTCTTAGAAGGTCCCTTCTTTACGGAAAAATACAAGGGAGCACAAAATCCTAAGTACATGAGCGATCCATCCATTGAAAAGTTGGACAACTGGCACAGCTTATCGAAAGGTTTAGTCAATAAAATTGCTATTGCTCCAGAACGTGAAGGTGTCAAAGAATTCATCGAGTTTGCTAACAGCAAGGCAATTCATACTGCCTTGGCTCACAGCGATGCGACCTATGCGCAAGCGGAAGCGGCAGTAGAAGCTGGTGCCAATATCTTCGTCCATGTTTACAATGGGATGAGTGGGCTTCATCACCGTGAACCAGGTATGGTCGGGGCTGCTTTGAATTTAAAAAATGTCTATGCGGAAATGATTTGTGATGGACACCATGTTCATCCAGCTGCGGCAGAAATCGTGGTCAAAGCACGTGGAGCAGAGGAAACTGTTTTGATTACGGACTGTATGCGAGCTGGCGGTATGGGTGAAGGGGAGTCCCGCCTCGGTGAATTTGAAGTTGTTGTAAAAGATGGAACTGCTCGTTTAAAAGAAAGTGGTAGTTTGGCAGGTTCTATCTTAGAATTGATCGAAGCAGTGCAGAACGTTGTGAAATGGGGCTTGGTGTCCCTACCTGATGCCCTTCGTATGGCCTCTCTGGCACCAGCTCGCTCTGTCAATATTGACCATATTTGTGGTCGGATTGCAGAAGGCCGAGCTGCAGACTTTATCGTCGTAGATGATGCAGGACGCTTACAAGCGACCTATCTAGATGGCGTGAAACGATTTGGTTAA
- a CDS encoding YlbF/YmcA family competence regulator — MSTNIYDIANELERAIRNLPEYKAVEAVKVSVEGDSEAKEILESYISFQKEIQSKLQAGEIPTEADQKKMLDFNKKVQGNPLLTEYFSKQQQLGTYVADLERIIFKPLNELL, encoded by the coding sequence ATGTCAACAAATATCTATGATATAGCAAATGAATTGGAACGTGCAATCCGTAACCTGCCTGAATATAAGGCGGTGGAAGCCGTTAAGGTCTCAGTTGAGGGGGATTCAGAAGCCAAAGAAATATTGGAAAGTTATATTTCTTTCCAAAAAGAAATCCAATCTAAATTGCAGGCTGGTGAAATTCCTACTGAAGCTGACCAAAAGAAAATGTTGGATTTCAACAAGAAAGTTCAGGGAAATCCACTTTTGACGGAATATTTCAGCAAGCAACAACAGTTGGGAACTTATGTAGCTGATTTGGAACGTATCATCTTCAAGCCTCTCAACGAATTGTTGTAA
- the aroC gene encoding chorismate synthase encodes MRYLTAGESHGPRLTAIIEGVPAGLPLTAEDINEDLKRRQGGYGRGSRMQIETDRVEITAGVRHGKTTGAPITLNVTNKDHQKWLDIMAVEDIEEKLKSKRRIKHPRPGHADLVGGMKYRFDDLRNSLERSSARETTMRVAVGAVAKRILAELDIEIANHVVVFGGKEIDVPDGLSVAEIKERAAQSEVSIVNQEREEEIKAYIDQIKRDGDTIGGVIETVVGGVPAGLGSYVQWDKKLDAKLAQAVVSINAFKGVEFGVGFQAGYLKGSQVMDEILWSQEKGYTRRTNNLGGFEGGMTNGEALIIRGVMKPIPTLYKPLMSVDIDTHEPYKATVERSDPTALPAAGVVMESVVATTLATEILEKFSSDNMEELKAAVASHRDYVKNF; translated from the coding sequence ATGCGTTATTTAACAGCTGGTGAGTCTCATGGACCACGTCTAACAGCCATTATTGAGGGAGTTCCAGCTGGTCTTCCTTTAACAGCTGAGGATATTAATGAAGATTTAAAACGTCGCCAGGGGGGATACGGTCGTGGTAGTCGGATGCAGATTGAAACAGACCGCGTAGAGATTACGGCTGGTGTTCGTCACGGTAAGACAACCGGTGCCCCGATCACATTGAATGTGACCAATAAAGACCATCAAAAATGGTTGGATATTATGGCAGTTGAGGACATCGAAGAGAAGCTCAAAAGTAAGCGTCGTATCAAACATCCACGACCAGGACATGCTGACCTAGTTGGTGGTATGAAATATCGCTTTGATGATTTGCGTAATTCCTTGGAGCGTTCTAGTGCGCGTGAGACAACTATGCGTGTAGCTGTTGGTGCGGTTGCCAAACGGATTTTGGCTGAGTTGGATATTGAAATTGCTAACCATGTAGTCGTTTTCGGAGGGAAGGAAATTGATGTCCCAGATGGTTTAAGCGTAGCAGAAATCAAAGAGCGTGCCGCTCAGTCAGAAGTATCCATTGTCAACCAAGAGCGTGAAGAAGAAATCAAAGCCTATATTGATCAAATCAAGCGAGATGGAGATACTATTGGTGGAGTGATTGAGACTGTTGTTGGAGGAGTTCCAGCTGGCTTGGGGTCATATGTGCAATGGGATAAAAAGTTAGATGCAAAATTAGCGCAGGCTGTTGTTTCAATCAATGCTTTTAAGGGAGTAGAATTTGGAGTAGGCTTCCAAGCTGGCTATCTCAAAGGGAGCCAAGTTATGGACGAAATTCTCTGGTCCCAAGAAAAAGGATATACACGCCGAACCAATAATCTAGGTGGTTTCGAAGGTGGTATGACCAATGGCGAGGCTCTGATTATTCGTGGTGTTATGAAACCAATTCCGACCCTCTATAAGCCATTGATGTCGGTTGACATTGATACCCATGAGCCTTATAAAGCTACTGTGGAGCGTTCAGATCCAACGGCTCTCCCAGCAGCTGGTGTTGTCATGGAATCAGTCGTAGCTACAACTCTAGCGACAGAAATCCTAGAGAAGTTCTCTTCCGATAATATGGAGGAATTGAAAGCTGCAGTAGCCAGTCATCGTGACTATGTCAAAAATTTCTAG
- the aroD gene encoding type I 3-dehydroquinate dehydratase yields the protein MKIVVPIMPRNLEEVEAIDVERLAEADIVEWRADYLPKDDILRVAPAIFEKCNGKEVVFTIRTTREGGHLDLDDQEYVNLIKEVAALYQPDYIDFEYYSYTSVFEQMLEFPNLVLSYHNFEETPSNYMEIMSELTSLSPAVVKMAVMAKTEQDVLDVMNYTRGFKSLNTEQTFATIAMGELGKLTRIAGVITGSCWTFASLDETSAPGQMSLGNTRKFLEILEN from the coding sequence ATGAAAATAGTAGTTCCTATTATGCCTAGAAATCTGGAAGAGGTAGAGGCCATTGATGTAGAACGTCTAGCAGAGGCAGATATTGTTGAATGGCGAGCAGACTATCTTCCGAAAGATGATATTTTAAGAGTAGCACCTGCTATATTTGAAAAATGTAATGGTAAGGAAGTGGTTTTCACCATTCGGACAACACGTGAAGGTGGCCACTTGGATTTGGACGATCAAGAATATGTCAATTTAATCAAAGAAGTTGCAGCGCTTTATCAGCCAGATTATATTGATTTTGAATATTATTCTTATACGTCGGTTTTTGAGCAGATGTTGGAGTTTCCTAATCTTGTGTTGAGTTATCATAATTTTGAGGAAACACCGTCTAATTATATGGAAATCATGTCTGAACTGACTAGCCTGTCACCAGCTGTTGTTAAAATGGCTGTAATGGCTAAGACAGAGCAGGATGTCCTAGATGTTATGAATTATACTCGTGGTTTTAAATCGCTGAACACCGAGCAGACATTTGCGACAATCGCTATGGGTGAACTAGGGAAGTTAACGCGTATTGCAGGTGTGATTACAGGATCCTGCTGGACTTTTGCCAGCTTAGATGAAACATCTGCACCTGGACAGATGTCTTTAGGCAATACTCGTAAGTTTTTGGAAATTTTGGAGAATTAA
- a CDS encoding class I SAM-dependent rRNA methyltransferase → MKIKVNRIAEQKINRGIQLLDSADFSGFSFDEDRLAVLYSESGSYLGQAYLSKQNKGIGWLFSRSNQDWTMDFFVKLFVDAKQKRQHFYQSEMTNAFRLFNQDGDNFGGMTVDLYDEYAVFSWYNTFIYSVKEMIVAAFQQVFPEVRGAYEKIRFKGLAFESAHLYGEEAPEYFTVLENGVHYQVFMNDGLMTGIFLDQHEVRGSLVDGLAAGKSLLNMFSYTAAFSIAAAMGGAGETTSVDLAKRSRELSKAHFKVNSLDLDNHHFVVMDVFEYFKYAKRKGLTYDVIVLDPPSFARNKKQTFSVAKDYHKLISQSLEILNTGGTIIASTNAANVSVEKFKRQIEKGFGVRKHRYEASYRLPADFVINKNDESSNYLKVFTIQVDK, encoded by the coding sequence ATGAAAATAAAGGTAAACCGTATTGCAGAACAGAAAATAAACAGAGGGATTCAACTCTTGGATAGCGCTGATTTTTCAGGTTTTTCGTTTGATGAAGACAGGCTGGCTGTTTTGTATTCAGAATCTGGAAGCTATTTAGGTCAGGCTTATTTGTCTAAGCAGAATAAGGGAATAGGCTGGCTGTTTAGTAGAAGCAACCAAGACTGGACGATGGATTTTTTTGTTAAATTATTCGTGGATGCTAAACAGAAACGTCAACATTTTTATCAATCTGAGATGACGAATGCTTTTCGTTTATTTAATCAAGATGGAGATAATTTTGGTGGAATGACGGTTGACTTGTATGATGAATACGCAGTTTTTTCATGGTATAATACCTTTATTTATTCTGTCAAAGAGATGATTGTTGCTGCCTTTCAACAGGTATTTCCCGAAGTAAGAGGAGCTTATGAGAAGATTCGTTTTAAAGGTTTGGCCTTTGAGTCTGCTCATCTTTATGGAGAAGAAGCCCCTGAGTATTTCACTGTGTTGGAAAATGGAGTTCACTATCAGGTCTTTATGAATGATGGACTGATGACGGGAATCTTTTTGGATCAGCATGAGGTACGTGGTTCCTTGGTGGATGGCCTGGCGGCAGGCAAGTCACTTTTGAACATGTTTTCGTACACGGCAGCATTTTCTATTGCTGCTGCCATGGGCGGAGCAGGGGAAACGACTTCTGTCGACTTAGCCAAACGCTCGCGAGAACTTTCTAAAGCTCACTTTAAGGTTAATAGTTTAGACTTAGATAATCATCACTTTGTAGTAATGGATGTATTTGAATATTTCAAATATGCCAAACGTAAAGGCTTGACTTATGATGTGATTGTCTTGGATCCACCAAGCTTTGCACGAAATAAGAAACAAACCTTTTCAGTAGCCAAAGATTACCACAAGTTGATTTCTCAATCTTTGGAAATACTAAATACAGGTGGAACTATTATCGCTTCGACCAACGCTGCAAATGTTTCTGTTGAAAAATTTAAGCGGCAGATTGAAAAAGGTTTTGGTGTTAGAAAACATCGTTATGAGGCAAGTTATCGTTTGCCAGCCGATTTTGTAATCAATAAAAATGATGAAAGTAGTAATTACCTAAAGGTCTTTACGATACAGGTAGATAAATGA
- a CDS encoding LTA synthase family protein → MKKLIDYVKKSGQTRLGFVLILLIIYWLKTLWAYYVDFNLDTQGFFQNFIAIINPLPVGILLLGLSLYIKNTKAFYSVAMTIYIVLFAWLFSNAVYYREFSDYISISTMMATSSVSAGLGEAALKLFRLWDIVYFLDFIAFGFLVYRKAFHWDKTPFHKKSSFAITAFSVLLFSINLFLAEIDRPELLTRGFSNTYIVRALGLPAFLGYNANQTYNAHRDRSGATASDLEPVKQYITEHYAQPNDNYFGIAKGRNVIYLHLESLQQFVIDYKLNVNGVEYEVTPFLNSLYHSSSTLAFSNFFNQVKAGKTSDAETMIETSLFGLNQGSFMVQYGGSNTQQAAPYILSQNGGYTSAVFHGNAASFWNRNNTYKQWGYNYFFDQSYFSEATAENSFQYGLNDKIMFADSIQYLEHLQQPFYTKFITVSNHYPYTTSLIGDEIGFPLANTDDETINGYFATANYLDASIKAFFDYLKATGLYENSVIVLYGDHYGISNSRNPDLAPLIGKDSQTWSDFDNAMMQRVPYMIVVPGMTNGGIFDTYGGEIDALPTLEHLLGIKSDNYLQVGQDLLSSQHSQIVALRTAGSFITPKYTSYEGKIYYTETGLEITNPDETTQKEIDAIKEATAAQLATSDAIQTGDLIRFFDNGLPALDSSQYNYIDSLAAEISLENKLGTQSTSLYSKNGNKSTIELFKAPSYLELHVSTTATSTPNTGTSTSSTSTSSNSQ, encoded by the coding sequence GTGAAAAAACTAATTGACTACGTCAAGAAGAGCGGACAAACTCGACTTGGCTTCGTCTTGATTTTGCTAATCATTTACTGGCTCAAAACACTCTGGGCCTACTATGTTGATTTTAATTTAGATACCCAAGGATTTTTCCAAAATTTTATCGCTATTATAAATCCTCTACCAGTAGGGATTTTATTGCTTGGTCTCTCGCTTTATATAAAGAATACGAAAGCATTCTATAGTGTAGCGATGACCATTTATATTGTTCTTTTCGCCTGGCTCTTTTCAAATGCAGTCTATTATAGAGAATTTTCCGATTATATCTCCATTTCTACCATGATGGCTACCTCTAGCGTATCTGCTGGACTAGGAGAAGCAGCTCTTAAGTTATTTAGGCTATGGGATATTGTCTATTTTCTTGATTTTATAGCTTTTGGTTTCTTAGTCTACCGTAAGGCATTTCACTGGGACAAAACTCCATTTCATAAAAAATCTAGCTTTGCCATCACAGCCTTTTCAGTATTATTGTTCTCTATCAATCTCTTTTTAGCAGAAATTGATAGACCTGAGCTACTTACAAGAGGATTTTCTAATACTTATATCGTCAGAGCCCTTGGGTTACCAGCTTTCCTTGGCTACAATGCTAATCAAACCTACAATGCCCATAGGGATCGCTCTGGGGCCACTGCCTCAGACCTGGAGCCTGTAAAACAATATATTACAGAACATTATGCTCAACCGAATGACAACTACTTCGGTATTGCCAAAGGACGAAATGTTATCTATCTCCACCTAGAAAGCTTACAACAATTTGTTATTGACTATAAGTTGAACGTCAACGGTGTCGAATACGAAGTCACACCTTTCCTCAATTCTCTGTATCATTCTAGCTCTACTCTCGCCTTTTCTAATTTCTTTAACCAAGTGAAGGCAGGTAAAACCTCTGATGCCGAAACCATGATTGAAACCTCACTTTTTGGACTCAATCAAGGCTCTTTCATGGTCCAATATGGTGGAAGCAATACCCAGCAAGCTGCACCATATATTCTCTCTCAAAATGGCGGCTATACATCTGCTGTATTCCACGGTAACGCAGCCAGTTTCTGGAATAGGAACAACACCTATAAACAGTGGGGTTACAATTACTTCTTTGATCAATCCTACTTCTCTGAAGCCACTGCTGAAAATTCATTCCAATACGGTCTGAATGATAAAATCATGTTTGCCGACTCTATCCAATACCTTGAACATTTACAGCAACCCTTCTATACCAAATTTATCACGGTTTCCAACCACTACCCCTATACAACCAGCTTGATTGGGGATGAAATCGGCTTTCCATTAGCCAATACAGATGATGAAACCATTAATGGCTATTTTGCTACTGCCAACTATCTCGATGCGTCCATAAAGGCATTTTTCGATTACTTAAAAGCGACTGGCTTGTACGAAAACTCCGTCATCGTTCTCTATGGTGATCACTATGGGATTTCTAATTCACGCAATCCTGACTTGGCACCGTTGATTGGAAAAGATTCACAGACTTGGTCAGATTTTGACAATGCCATGATGCAACGTGTTCCATATATGATTGTTGTACCTGGAATGACCAACGGTGGGATTTTTGATACCTATGGTGGTGAGATTGATGCACTTCCTACTCTCGAACATCTTTTAGGAATCAAATCCGATAACTATCTCCAAGTTGGTCAAGACCTACTTTCCAGCCAACACAGCCAAATTGTGGCTCTTCGAACCGCTGGCAGTTTCATCACACCAAAATACACTAGCTACGAAGGTAAAATCTACTATACAGAAACTGGTCTTGAAATTACAAATCCAGATGAGACAACTCAAAAAGAAATTGATGCAATTAAAGAAGCTACTGCAGCACAACTAGCGACTAGCGATGCCATTCAAACTGGTGATCTTATCCGATTCTTCGACAATGGATTGCCAGCCTTGGATTCAAGCCAATATAACTACATTGACTCATTGGCTGCCGAGATTTCACTGGAGAATAAACTTGGTACACAATCGACAAGTTTGTATAGTAAAAACGGCAATAAATCAACAATTGAACTATTTAAAGCACCAAGCTACCTAGAACTTCACGTTAGTACAACTGCTACTAGCACACCAAATACTGGTACAAGCACTAGCTCAACAAGTACCAGTTCAAATTCGCAGTAA